In the Dysidea avara chromosome 14, odDysAvar1.4, whole genome shotgun sequence genome, GACTCACTTGCAAAGGGGAGGAGTGCTGTGTAATTGGTAACAACTGATGTGCTTGCAGCAGTAGACCGTTTCTATGTATTCATTTTAGTAGTAGGAGTCTTTTAACATTTTGTTGAAGTCCAGAGGAGGGCGGAAGCGGTACACGTGATGCGCATAGAACAATACAAATTTTTATATCAAAAGCCGTGTGGCACACAAATAGTGCCAATAAATAATTTGATTTATATTTACTGTATACCTGCAGCGATCACGATCGTTTTCGCACACATACAGCATCCAAGTATTTGGTAGATCACGTGGGTTCCACGCTATGGCGGAAGACGATTGCACAAGATCTCCGAGTCCAATGAGTTTCAAGCGTTCTCGAAGTTCCCCGACACTTTGTACACCATACAGAGATGAAAAGAGTCGAAAGAGGGTTCCTTTACGCGAACAGAAACAGATGTCTGATGGCATGTTGCACGTGCCTGCAAGACAAGTGGCGCTTTTCACCAGCCAATCTCACTCAAACGGCCATTTACCCCTAGAGCTACCCCCGAAGCCATCACTGACTGCTGATGACGGATCTGAGGAAGGAGCCAGTACTTCGAAATACTCTAGCAATGCTCTTATGGTAAATATTGAACTTTCCTGATATAAGGACATAAGATCCATGATCTGTCAATATATAAATATTAGTTTATATCAATTTTTTAAACTTACAGGACAAATGGACCAATGAAGAATTGAGTGCCTTGGTTGACTTTATTCTTTTCCACACACCCGGAGAGAAATGGCCAGCTCACAATCATTCAGAATTTTGGACAAGTGCAAGTAACTTTATTCAACGCAGAATGAAAACAAATGTTAACAGAAGTGGTATGTGCATTATATGTAAATTGTATGCTTGTTTGATTGTTTATGCTTATAGCTAATGCCTGTCGTAGCAAAGTAACCCGGTGGCTGTCCAAgaggtataaatattgtgtTGAGTTTAGACTTTTATGTACACACGCAGGTACAAAACCCCAAAGGAAGCAGAAGCCTTTTATAAAAAGGATGACCAGCTACCTCGAGTGCCTGTGCTGTCTTCCACTACAGATCAAATGAAAACTTCTAGTGCACAAACGAACCAAGTTGATGGTTGCTTAATTATGGAAATGCTGAATCAATTACCTGAAGAGTCTCGCTTACCACTATTGTCTGAGCTATTTTCCTTGTGTGTTTCAATGCTATTCAAGCTCTCGGTACCTGATGACTTTTTGTGCCTAGCGGCAAGTGCTATGGTTCAGTTATCAAGTGGTGGGTGTACAAATGTTTTATATAATCTTGCAAAAGGTATGGGAACTTTGAGACCTGATATGAGTGAACCACGATTTCCGATCAACAAAATGCCTATGGGGCTTGTAGAATACACTGCATTGTTTTTTGCTTTTGATAATTTACAGCAGGTAAAGCAAATTATAGCAGTATGTTGTTTAATGGTTTGTTTAGATATCTTGTCCATTGGATTATCGCCAGTCGCTACTGACAATGTATTGCAATTTCGGAGAGAAATGGGTGAAGCTACATCGTGGACCTATGTGGTGTGTTGCTAGTTCAGTTGAAGACCCATGTTCCAGTACAGCACAGAACCAAAATACCATGAAGGTATGTCGTATTTGTGTTCCATAAAgcatgtgatttgtttataaTTTATAGGTTCTTGTAAATATACCTGCTATTTCTGAGAGGTCCATTAGAAGTACTATATCATCATGTACAACGACATTAGATTCCCAAGTGCAGGTACCAATGCTGGAATTTTTATGTGATACTGTTAATATATTGTTTCCTTATAGGGTAATGTACTTGATGAAGCAGCTAAGCAGAACCCTGATGCTTGGTGGTGGGTAAAAGCGGATGGTTGTGACATCATCAAGGGTTTAAAGGAATCATCCAGACTTGAGTGGAGTGGAGATGTTGACTTGGGTGATGGATTTCACCAGGATAAATATTCTAACTATAAGGAACGTCTGAAGGCAGCTGAAAAAGTTGGCTTGTGTGATGAAAATGTGGTACAAGATTTAAGTTGTACTTTGAATGCTATTagcaaggatttagagtttCTACAAGCAGGTGAATATATGTTATCAATTATTTGGTATGTACTGATTTCTAATTAATcattatttgtatatttaattaGAGCTAATCAAGTTTAACAACGATTACTCAGAGAAGCTACAAGGTGGTATGCAACGAGAGAAAGATTTGATTGTGTTGGCCTGGAAGGTTAAAGAATTAACTAAATTGAATGAGAATGGTAGAGAACTACATCGAAGTGCTGGTTGCTTATTAAGGAAAATTGAAGGGCATGATGTGGAACTAGAAGATATTGTTCCATCTCAATTAAACAAACTCCGTCAGAAATTAGTCAACTTCATTAAGGGTGTGACACGTCATCAGCGGACTCCAGCTACGCATGTATTAGTATTTATGATTAGCACAGAATACCGAAGGAGAAAGCCTTATGCCCTGCCTGTCCAGTGCATTCCATATAAAGGGTTGACAGATGCAAAGATCCGCGAATTGGCCAACAAATTAATTGTCGAAATGTCTAAACGAAAAATGAATGTCGCAGGTGGGTATAATTTTATTGTGGCTAATCGTGTATTATGCAGCATGTGATGTGTTGTACAGGGTTCACTACAGATGGGGAGTGGAACTCACTTCGGACTAAAGGGAACACAAGACCAATATCTATATTTCAAATTCGCGCTGATGCAAGAGCAAAATTTGCTCGTACAGGAATCACCAAAATGATTAACATGATTACAATTAAGGGTAAGTATGAATATTTACCCTACAATTGTACTTTCACATGCATACAGATACAGAAGATGGGTGTGTCAATGCTGTTCAGCCAAATCATGCCATCACTACTGAATTATTAGGCAAAATCAAGATTTGGTATAGCGAAGGTGCTACTACAGATGATGTCATTGAAAGACTCAGACTACGAACAGTTCCCAGTGGCTATGCTATTCACAGCTGGACTGAAGGCAAGGCTATTGACAAAAGAAGTTTCATGTGTCCAATTCTGCATTATAGGAAAAACTGAAACCAGGGTTGAGAAACTCCGATCGATACTGGCACAATTGGAatatgcacacaaaatacattgATTTAGCTCAAAGGGTATTCCTTTTAACAAACACTTGTATGTGCCAGAAATTCATCCCATAACTAAAGTTGAATTTTGTGAGCGTGAAGATGAAGCCCATGTTTTTAAGGTTTGTGTGTAcatatttttttaaaactgcCACTGACATTTTTTTCTCAGCGGATTGGTCACAGTTTAAGACAAGGAGGTCCACGTCATATCGGCCTAGAAAGGTTTGAGGAAGCTGTGCATGACACTTCAGCTGGGCTTACATATTCCGCTTTCTCTGGTGTCCGTAAGCAAAGTGTTGAGGATGTTGAACGGCTATTTGGTCAGAGTGTGATAGCCTGGATGGAAGAGAAGGGGTACCATAGTGAGGCAGAATACCTCCAGTACACACGCAACTGGAGACGTGCCTGTGATGAGAGAGGTCTGACAGATGATGAAAGGAGCAAATTTAATAAGGAGCTGTTGGATTATATTTTGGATGACCTAATGCCATGGCATAGGGATGGTTTGCAAGATTTGAGCTTGCTTGAAGTCAACCGGTATGCATTATTGTTATTTCTCATTACAGTCTGTTAAATGTATACTATATTGCTCTGTTTACAGGAGTATTAATGGAGTTAGGGGGTTCAGTAGGGAGACACAGATTGCTGTAGCAGCTAACATCGAATCAAGAGAGTGGAGAAGAAAATATAACCATGAATGCAATATCCCTGTCGAACACCCTCGGGCCAGTTCGACCGATGATGTGGAATGTTTTTTTAGTGTCCTCCGTGATACTGTGGGGAAGGATTTTACTTTGAAGCAGGTATGTAAAAGGTTATTGTATTAGTTATATTAGATTGACTACTGTTGAAGGTTTATTATGGGTGGAGAAGAGTTACAGAAGAATTTCTTAAAAGAATGGACCCTGAACTGCCCTTCTACTACCACACCACTAAGCATGGTCGGTACTATGAGGATTTGATGCCTGAGTTTAATGCTAAGCCTAAAAAGATCAAGAATACAAAGTTACCAAGATACGAGTTGCTTGGAAGCAATGAGAGAATTTCATTTTCTGTTGGTGGTGATAAATCTGTTCGTGCCAAGTTTCACAATGTCCCAGTAAATCTTCCTCCCCCACCTAGTACCCTTAACCCATTCGTACATGAACATTCATGACTTAATTAAACGAAGCACGACTTCTCATCACTGTGTTGGACCATTCACCATTGAGCGTGATGCTTATTGCAGCATACCAGGCAGGAGATTTAAATAGGAATTTGTATTTGATCCATTCAAATGCTACTTTTAATATTTTCTTATTGCTGATAGCTGTATGGACCTCTTCTGTGGCCTCTTTGACCACATATCCAATCCTCTCCCAGCCTGAATCAGTCCGACACATAAATGCAACAGCTTTGTTGTCGTACTTGTTATTTGGCTCAGGCTGAAGTTTCACGGGTACATTTATACCTCCACCATGCTTCTTGGCTACCATGTACAATACATCTTGGTAGATTTTTTCTTTATCTGCTCCTATACACTTAAATAACACAGTATGTGTAATAGCTGGAACAGAATCATCATCATCCGATGTGTCATCCAAGAGGGAATCGTCAGCTGTTGGTGGTGGGGAGTCACTAGTAGTCAGTTCTGGTGAACTTCTGGCAGATAAGTTATTGGAAGTCCCAGAGCTCGAATCGTCCACAATGTCGTCTTCGACCCAATCCCATTCCCACAGCACAAACACCTGGTTACCACTTAGATGGTATTTTTCAATATTACTGCAGGAACATTTGAACTCTTTTTCCTGTACACAAAAATATACTACATTAATTCATGTACCGATATAATTGAataaacgtcataataatttgacaattacatgaacaattAATTCAAGGGGAAAGGAGTCTAGTCTCAGATATTCTTTTGTACAGTATTGTTTTGCAATATTACTAACTGGCCCACCTCAATGACAAAAGCATATTGACAATTGTATGGGACGATGAGATCAGCAGGAAGAGCATGGTTTAAGGCTGCACAATCACGAGCAAAGCAATCAAACACTTCCAGCTCCCCACAACTATTGATCCACTGCAGCTTCACCTCAACCAATCTCGTCTCAAACATGGGGAAACTAGGGATAACATAATTGATGATGTGGCCCTTTGCCAAAACAGTTATTCTGGCTTTATTACAATCGATTTCTTCCTCATTGTCTGTGGCTTCACTCTGAAATCAAACGAGGTCTTGGCTCGGCGCGTCCcccattttaatttttaaaaaccgAACTGGAAAGTATTCTAAAAATGCAATTAACTGTTAATAATTTTGGTAGCGCTTATATTGCTTCCGCCCTCCTCTGGTTGAAGtcctttaaggttacggtatagtcatgggcaatcattcaaaattttgaatgcctatcgatactttttgagaagcccataaaaccagtctagcagcgtaaAAAGTTTTAAATAAAAGTGAAGCCCTtgatatttaatgtttttgtgtagctacagtgtagtttgaggcaggtggaacactacaatttgttgtagtaacacaagtaagccagcccgtacatcgttcaactccagctgtcactaccatgtttttccgccgccaaatacagcaaaagctgtaggctctattggcttttctggggcatagtgatattgtatattaaatttattaggtcctgtggaagcgtttttggcgtgtttcttcccagtgactcagatacatgccttcaaagaacttgtttcactcgaaaaaactactaaaagttcaataaaacgtctatacaaccagtaacttaaaaaatcgcttccacaggacctagatatttaaatcgtttagccacttgtgttgaaattataaggattcagtaatctgttggtttggtttttggcggcgaatttttataaaacatcgctctattgtagaccacacacccaagaacagtcattgttctgtagtaaaaacaaacaagcacaattagttgtattgctaacacaacacagttgttgaaattatttattcctgcttggtttaaagcaggttttgtaatttgttccgcccacgtaTTTTAAACcattccgtaaccttaacttGAAATGAATCTTGAATTATACAAGAATTATCACTGCTTACAAaatctggatccgcccctggtaacTATTCTCAAAAACTTATTTCGTACAGTAGCAGACAAAAAGTTCCCTTTCTGTTGTATTTAACAGTTAATCATAATGTGTTCTGTTTCCGTTATGAGGGTGATGTTAATAAGCAAGTATTGTCATAGACAATGAGTTTTGGAGGTCGAGAAAATCTTGATCTGAATATTTTAAATGGATAGCGAGGAGATTCATGGGAATCCATTACTTGGTAACCATAGCAGATTCCATGTTGACAATAGATGGAAAAAATTCCAGGAGTTAAAACTGGGTGACTCTCTGGATATTTACAACACTCGTCCACATTAGACTTTGGATGGCAGTAATCAGTAGAATAGTTTCCTTGGCCTACTAATGGAAGTAAGTTTGGGAAAAAGCTAAGTGCATCCTCTTGAGGAGGCAGTTAATGAGATAGGGTTGGTTTTGGAATTGTGGTACTCTCAAGCATACGATCAATGATGTCACTAATAAGCTGTTGCACAAGAAAGGGAATATGACCATTGTTTTCCGTGTAGCACTTTGAAATAAATGAAGCTAAAATTGGAACATATTGCTGCAGAATGCTTAGCTGGTGGTGACTAGAAGATTTTCATTGCTACGAATAGCAGATCGATAATAAGCAGCATGTGGGTTCCTACCCTCAATCATTATGTGAAGGTATTGATAAAGCATATCATAGTAAATTaaatctaatctaaaacagccaatctgtaaaaaaagagtgcagccctcaaaaaggctatggtaaaaagatgtgaaatccaaggtggcggccaagaaatagctgtgatgataggttaatggtaaaaattt is a window encoding:
- the LOC136244803 gene encoding uncharacterized protein, producing the protein MAEDDCTRSPSPMSFKRSRSSPTLCTPYRDEKSRKRVPLREQKQMSDGMLHVPARQVALFTSQSHSNGHLPLELPPKPSLTADDGSEEGASTSKYSSNALMDKWTNEELSALVDFILFHTPGEKWPAHNHSEFWTSASNFIQRRMKTNVNRSANACRSKVTRWLSKRYKTPKEAEAFYKKDDQLPRVPVLSSTTDQMKTSSAQTNQVDGCLIMEMLNQLPEESRLPLLSELFSLCVSMLFKLSVPDDFLCLAASAMVQLSSGGCTNVLYNLAKGMGTLRPDMSEPRFPINKMPMGLVEYTALFFAFDNLQQISCPLDYRQSLLTMYCNFGEKWVKLHRGPMWCVASSVEDPCSSTAQNQNTMKVLVNIPAISERSIRSTISSCTTTLDSQVQGNVLDEAAKQNPDAWWWVKADGCDIIKGLKESSRLEWSGDVDLGDGFHQDKYSNYKERLKAAEKVGLCDENVVQDLSCTLNAISKDLEFLQAELIKFNNDYSEKLQGGMQREKDLIVLAWKVKELTKLNENGRELHRSAGCLLRKIEGHDVELEDIVPSQLNKLRQKLVNFIKGVTRHQRTPATHVLVFMISTEYRRRKPYALPVQCIPYKGLTDAKIRELANKLIVEMSKRKMNVAGFTTDGEWNSLRTKGNTRPISIFQIRADARAKFARTGITKMINMITIKDTEDGCVNAVQPNHAITTELLGKIKIWYSEGATTDDVIERLRLRTVPSGYAIHSWTEGKTETRVEKLRSILAQLEYAHKIH